In Arthrobacter sp. PAMC25284, a single genomic region encodes these proteins:
- a CDS encoding cytotoxic translational repressor of toxin-antitoxin stability system, with the protein MKNARGKAVTHHATYELVLHDGRTLRTRISRPVDRTTYGPSIWGAILKDQLEVTGDQFWACVNHNQLPDRGAPEMPDEALPLQLVHQLIHTVGIPEARVGAMSKEEAIESLTTYWSTWRPKG; encoded by the coding sequence GTGAAGAACGCCCGCGGCAAAGCGGTCACGCACCACGCCACCTACGAACTGGTGCTCCACGACGGGCGGACTCTACGCACACGCATCTCCCGGCCCGTGGACCGGACCACCTACGGTCCGTCCATCTGGGGTGCGATCCTAAAAGATCAGCTGGAAGTGACCGGCGACCAGTTCTGGGCGTGTGTGAACCACAATCAGCTTCCCGACCGGGGGGCACCGGAGATGCCGGATGAGGCGCTGCCGTTGCAACTGGTCCACCAACTAATCCACACGGTCGGGATTCCGGAAGCTCGCGTTGGTGCGATGTCCAAGGAAGAAGCAATCGAATCACTGACAACTTACTGGTCGACCTGGCGGCCGAAAGGCTGA
- a CDS encoding Txe/YoeB family addiction module toxin, whose amino-acid sequence MNEHPLHRQGVAGQRLLNRQRDPFDGIGKPEALKHQLSGYWSRRINDEHRLVYAAEPDQLVIIAARHHY is encoded by the coding sequence CTGAATGAACATCCTCTTCACCGACAAGGCGTGGCAGGACAGCGTTTATTGAACCGTCAGCGCGACCCCTTCGATGGCATCGGTAAGCCGGAGGCGCTCAAGCATCAGCTTTCCGGATACTGGTCACGGCGAATCAACGATGAGCACCGTCTCGTCTATGCCGCCGAACCGGACCAGCTCGTCATTATCGCCGCACGCCACCACTACTAG
- a CDS encoding Ltp family lipoprotein — translation MKKIALMTCTMLLLAGCSSPATETATAAGTSSSTASASPRSSAADAATRASASASAAAKASADAEASAKAKADAEAAAKAKAEADAAAAAQAAAEAEAAAKAKAEAEAAAKAAAGTVSQQSALRSARNYLNVMPFSRPGLIQQLEYEKYSTVDATWAVDRVTVDWNAQAAKAAKNYLDMMGFSRAGLIDQLIYEGYTPEQAQYGVSQTGL, via the coding sequence ATGAAGAAGATTGCCCTGATGACCTGCACGATGCTGCTGCTCGCGGGCTGCTCGTCCCCCGCAACGGAAACGGCGACCGCGGCCGGGACGTCATCATCCACTGCGTCCGCGTCCCCCCGCTCCTCCGCAGCCGATGCCGCGACAAGGGCCAGCGCCTCCGCATCAGCCGCCGCGAAAGCCAGTGCCGACGCCGAAGCTTCCGCCAAGGCAAAGGCTGACGCGGAAGCCGCAGCGAAAGCTAAAGCCGAAGCAGATGCAGCCGCAGCGGCACAAGCTGCCGCCGAGGCGGAGGCAGCTGCGAAAGCTAAGGCCGAGGCCGAGGCTGCTGCCAAGGCGGCCGCGGGGACGGTCAGCCAGCAGAGCGCCCTCCGCTCCGCACGAAACTACCTCAACGTCATGCCCTTCTCCCGGCCCGGGCTGATCCAGCAGCTGGAGTACGAGAAATACTCGACCGTGGACGCGACCTGGGCGGTGGACCGGGTAACGGTCGACTGGAACGCGCAGGCTGCCAAGGCCGCCAAGAACTACCTCGACATGATGGGCTTCTCGCGGGCCGGGCTGATCGATCAGCTCATCTATGAGGGCTACACCCCGGAGCAGGCCCAGTACGGGGTCAGCCAGACAGGGCTCTAG
- a CDS encoding DUF6884 domain-containing protein — MSGTILTVGLVGCASQKLTRPAPARELYVSQLFKKASAYAEATCDRWYVLSARHGLIHPDTVIEPYDMRLGTNHASSPPIHAWAARVREQLALELAGAGEVTLIALAGEQYRTVLHGSPWPSEVPMEGLGIGQQLGWLTEKLNARQGAGSGCRS, encoded by the coding sequence GTGAGCGGCACAATCCTTACCGTCGGCCTGGTCGGCTGCGCCTCGCAGAAGCTGACCCGCCCGGCCCCGGCCCGGGAGCTATACGTCTCCCAGCTGTTCAAGAAAGCCTCCGCGTACGCCGAGGCCACGTGCGACCGCTGGTACGTGCTTTCCGCCAGGCACGGGCTCATCCACCCTGACACCGTCATTGAGCCCTACGACATGCGGCTCGGAACGAACCACGCCTCGTCCCCGCCAATCCACGCCTGGGCAGCCCGGGTCCGGGAACAGCTCGCACTCGAGCTCGCCGGCGCCGGGGAGGTCACCCTCATTGCCCTGGCGGGGGAGCAGTACCGGACTGTGCTGCACGGCAGCCCATGGCCTTCCGAGGTGCCGATGGAAGGCCTCGGCATCGGGCAGCAGCTGGGCTGGCTCACCGAGAAACTCAACGCCCGACAGGGTGCCGGCTCCGGGTGTCGGTCCTGA
- a CDS encoding type II toxin-antitoxin system Phd/YefM family antitoxin, which translates to MAITASKARAELFPLIEQVNADHTAIEIVSKKGSAVLMSLADYEALEETAYLLRTPANAAHLLESIAQHRAGTATVRELAE; encoded by the coding sequence GTGGCGATCACCGCCTCAAAAGCCAGGGCCGAACTGTTCCCGCTCATTGAGCAGGTCAATGCCGACCACACAGCCATCGAAATTGTGTCCAAGAAGGGCAGCGCCGTTCTGATGTCGCTGGCCGATTACGAAGCGCTGGAGGAAACGGCCTACCTTTTGCGGACTCCCGCGAATGCAGCCCACCTGCTCGAAAGCATCGCCCAGCACCGCGCGGGGACCGCCACGGTGCGAGAACTGGCTGAATGA
- a CDS encoding DNA methyltransferase, whose protein sequence is MREEIICGDSREVLRRLADEGVLGSARLIYADPPFNTRRTDRGPFRDHRSDTDWADLLTDVASGAQRLLQEDGSFWLHTNDRQSGLARTVCDQVFGSQSYLGSVVWERTRRPSFRGGHLASTTDQILIYARDRKACRPFTAGVSQAGKRIPLAHRGNPTVTIEFPANSVQFGCADGAYAAGEHSSPGIVAALLQEVTIAGGRNLTPFRFSLPSRYSPAKVEQLIDQGVEWIVPKVPFRPSHISPGGRPKLVNGLWSWQLDAEMPTNEDAYKEQLRFGTPFPFAKPVGLIARIIEIATDPGDLVVDPFGGSGTTAVAAIQKSRSFIVVEEDRNLIAGYIEPRVKRARAASRS, encoded by the coding sequence ATGAGGGAAGAAATAATCTGCGGCGATTCCCGGGAAGTACTCCGCCGATTGGCGGACGAAGGTGTCCTAGGATCGGCGCGCCTGATCTATGCGGACCCACCCTTCAATACACGGCGCACCGACCGTGGACCATTTCGGGACCATAGATCAGATACGGATTGGGCCGATCTTCTGACAGATGTCGCGTCGGGTGCACAGCGTCTTCTGCAGGAGGACGGCAGTTTTTGGCTCCATACCAACGACCGGCAGTCGGGCCTGGCGCGCACGGTCTGCGATCAGGTGTTCGGGTCCCAGTCCTATCTGGGGTCGGTGGTGTGGGAGCGGACTCGTCGTCCGAGCTTCAGGGGCGGCCATCTCGCTTCGACTACAGACCAGATTCTGATCTACGCGAGGGACAGGAAGGCCTGCCGGCCATTCACCGCGGGAGTCTCGCAAGCGGGAAAGAGGATTCCCCTGGCACACCGTGGAAATCCGACCGTCACTATTGAATTTCCGGCAAACTCTGTCCAGTTCGGTTGCGCCGACGGCGCGTATGCCGCCGGGGAACATTCGTCGCCGGGAATCGTCGCCGCACTGCTGCAGGAGGTGACGATCGCGGGCGGACGAAATCTCACCCCGTTCCGATTCAGCCTTCCGAGCCGATATAGCCCGGCAAAGGTGGAGCAGCTTATCGACCAGGGTGTCGAGTGGATTGTGCCGAAGGTGCCCTTCAGGCCGTCCCATATTTCACCGGGCGGACGGCCGAAATTGGTGAACGGACTGTGGTCATGGCAGTTGGATGCTGAAATGCCGACGAATGAGGACGCTTACAAAGAGCAGCTTCGATTTGGGACACCCTTTCCGTTCGCCAAACCCGTCGGACTCATCGCGAGGATCATCGAGATCGCCACGGACCCAGGCGACCTGGTTGTCGACCCATTCGGCGGATCAGGGACTACGGCCGTGGCCGCCATTCAAAAATCGCGAAGCTTTATCGTCGTCGAAGAAGACCGGAACCTGATCGCCGGGTATATAGAGCCCCGTGTCAAGAGGGCGCGCGCGGCTTCTCGGTCCTGA